The following DNA comes from Neofelis nebulosa isolate mNeoNeb1 chromosome 3, mNeoNeb1.pri, whole genome shotgun sequence.
TCTCAGTAGCTAAAagtctgaggggaaaaaaggtaatTTTAGGTATTACTCAGAGTTTTCTAACCTCTGCtatatattgatttaaaattcttttcagcTTACATACATAAATAAGGAGCATGAAAGTAACAGATCCACACAAAGAATATActtgactgagatcatgacttttgCCTGATTGGTTCCCCTTCCAGGGAGGCCAGATGAGCTGATGAAGACACTGAATGGCTCAATGATTAAGAACAAGTAGTGAAAACATCTTCCCATCCGGTGCTGTGGACACGTGTAAAAGCAGAGGGTTGCGAAAATCAACATTAAGCGGGTAACTCAAGGTCAAGAGCTCAGAGAAATGTGTCCACATGAGTAAACAGAACAGGGCCTGCCACCAGCATtggggacagaggggacagaAGGGAGAAGGCAAGGAATCCAAAGGGCAGGCCGAATAAATGCAAGGTGCAATCCGTCAAAACACGTAGGCAGTTTAGCGCCCCGAACTAAGGACGGAGCACGTTAGAAAGgcttaggataaaaaaaaaaaaaattatgactctTTCCCTTACAGAATAGAATGGGGCTAGGTTTTCTTGGATTTTGGTAGAAATCCTTAAGAACATTCTTCATATGGAAATTTATGAAGCAGGAGATAGTCTTTGTGTTGGGGGTGTCCACGACCCCGTCAGGTTTGCTGATTTGCCATAAGGACTCACAGGACTTACATAGTCATACTCACAGCCAAAGACCATATTGCAGTAAAAGGATCACACAGTagagacaaaaaagggaaaacGTGCATGGGGAGAAGTCCTCTCCAGAGGAGTCACAGAGGATGTGCTTAACTCCTCCAATAATGGGTTGGGACAGCACAGGTGAAATGTTGTCAACTAGGGAAGCATTAGACTCAGTGCCCAGGGTTTTCACGTGGGGATGGTCATCTAGGCACCCTCTGCCTGGCATGTCCCAAAATTCCAGAGTCCCCCAAATAAAGCAGGTGTTTGGCATCAGCCACATTGTTTCAACAGTTTACATGCAGTGAGTCACTTATAATTTAGGGGAAGTTTTACATCAGTGCGGAGAATTATTTGCCAGCCAATTTTCTCGATGCCAGCCCAGGGCCAAGCCTGCAGGCGGTACTTCTAACGAGAGATGGCTCAGACCTGTTGTATTGACCCTTCCCATAACCATTCCCCCCTTTTATTTCCATTCCAGATGTGGCTGGCTTTGTTTGCCAATGGTTATCTGGAAACCTGTCTGTGATAAAGGTGACTCAAATGAGTTAAAGAACCTCACCTTGCATGGTCTGAATTTTCAGCTCGTACTCTAGAGTTTCAAGGGTCTGAATATATTATAACAGGGTAATTCCCCAAAGCCGACCTTGAGGTGGACTGCTCAGCTGGGACTAGCTCCCCTGGGATGTGTGTGGGTTTTCCAGTGACCAGATGTACACCCTGGCATGTAAGAGACATAGTTTCAACAGTGCATTTCTGAGTGAAGTCAGAGggggccagaaagagagaaaagttgaTGAGGTTCTTCAACTAAGAAAATGCCACAGGCTTCACTAGCAGCCTCTCACTTTCCTGAAAGTGTAGTGTCTCTGGGACATGAGCAGAGAAGTTGGATATTAATTGCATAGACTATTCAATGACACCCAGCAAATTTGGATGTCTTTGATTGCCTAGGGAACATGGAAGGGCTTTTGgatcttcattttccttgggaGGGTGGGGTATGGATCCTCAGAAACCAATGTTCTGtggtataatttctttttttttttttttaagtttatttatttattttgagggggagagagagagagtgcatgtgagtgtgcatgggaggggctgagagagaggaagagagagagaatctcaaacaggctcggACTGTCAGTACTGAACCCCACGAGGGACTCggactcaccaaccatgagatcatgatctgagctgaaatcaagagtcagacgctgaaaggtctgagctccccaggcgcccctggtataaTTTCTGATAGCCCCTCAAGGATACTCAAGAAACTAGTCTGATATGTCAAGAGGAGCAGGCTGCTGTCAACAAATGAGCTAACGTGTCATGCAGGGATATAGTCCAGTGCACACAGGCAGACCAAACACAGTGGACTGAATGGCCAGATTCAAAAAGCAAGTGTGAGACAGGAGGGCCTGGGAATGAAGATCCGGAGTGCAGAGCCAAGACTCAGGGCCGTGACATATCGATGGCTtgctaatttaaaatatttacacattaaggggcgcctgggtggctcagtcggttgagcgtcagacttcggctcaggtcatgatcccgcagttcatgggttcgggccccacatctggctctgtgctgacagctaggtgCCTGGagactccttcagattctgtatctatctcctctgcccctcccccgctcgtgctgtgtctctgtctctctctctcctctctcaaaaataaattaaaaagcaaaataaaatatttatacattgtgCTGTATGGCAATCCCACAGTAATTACCTCCTTTGATCTTAAGAACCCCGTGAGGTTACTCTTTTAGTTATGGGAAATGTCAcgttaaaatgcaaatatttaaaattggtaGCAGCAGCTCTTAGCCGTCAGAAATAGCTTTAGCTGCAGTTGTAAGGCAAAGCATTACTGGGAACTGGACTGAGGTTTGACGTGGAAAGTAAAGTAAAGGCACACTGCTTTGGGGAACCGGGCGGCCACTCTTTCTGTCCCATAGCCTCCCAAAAACTGTTGTAACTTTGACCCGATTTGACAAAGGGTAAGAGTTTTGTAAAGTGCTGCTTCCAACGCGCAGCCTCAGAACACACTCCAAACGAACTTGTTCTGCTGCTGGTTTCAAGCGCAAATTAATGAAATACCAGCACTCGGACCACCACACCGAAGGACCGGGAAAGAAGGGTGGGCGAGCCTAGCGGCCAAAGGAGAGGAAGCCAGGGCAGGGGGCGGGTCTTCCGTAGCGAAACCCTTGCTCGCCGCTAATTGGTGGAGGCGATAGGCCGCGAGGGTGGGTGTGTCCCGGGaggcgggcgcgcgcgcgcgccggAGGACCGGAAAGGAGGCGGGGCCGCGGCGGCGCGCGCTCCCGGAACGCGCGCGGGCGCAGGCGGCGCGGATCGCAGGGAGCCGGTCCGCGGCCGGAACGGGGTCCCCCGTGTGCGTGTGGAACGGGGCTCGGGGCAGACGGTCGCGATGAACACGGTGCTGTCGCGGGCGAACTCGCTGTTCGCCTTCTCCCTGAGCGTGATGGCGGCGCTCACCTTCGGCTGCTTCATCACCACCGCCTTCAAAGACCGGAGCGTCCCGGTGCGGCTGCACGTCTCGCGGATCATGCTGTGAGTGCGGCCGAGGCCCgcccggcggggcggggcggctgGACCGGGCCGGGGTGGGCGTCGAGGCCGGGCCGccgcgccgggggcgggggggggggccgcggggCAGGGCGTCCGCGCCGCCCCAGGgccgcccccaccctccccgctgCCGAGCGGCCGTCGCCGCCGAGGGCGGACGCCCGGGTGGACGTCGCGGGCTTGCCGGCTTCCCCTCGAGCTCCCACCCCTCCGCCGCAAATTCCCGGGCTtgctcttaaattttaattttgagtgTTACTCAGGCCAGTGCCTCCGCTTCCTTCCTGTTCCTCACTTCCCCCCGCCCGCGCCTGGCCAATGAGGGAGCAACACACCAGCAGAGCGGCGGCGCCGCCGGCCGCGCGCAGCCCGCCCGGTGCGCCGCCCGCTCGCCCGGGCTCCGGTGCGGTCCGCCCCGCCGCTGGTGAGCGCGCGGGGCCGGCCCCGCCGGCCCCCCGCCGCTTTTGTCCTTCCTGCCTCAGCCGGCGGCGCACGCCTGCTGCCGCTTTGAAGTTGGCAGGAGGGGTCGGGATGCGCCGAGCGCGGTCGCCGTCCCAGCTCTCCGATGCGGCGCGGTGGAGATGGTCTAAGTCCGCCGCGTGAATAAATCGGCGAAAATGCCAAAAATGGGATTCCAGAATGACGTTGTCGTTTCGTGaatgcttttgggtttttttccttcataatgtTGGTTCTCTGGCACTTTTTTCTTGGATACGTTGCTTTCCCCCCCCTGGTTCTCACCTCTTCTCTGTTCCATCTTGCATCAAGTTCACTCTCGTTCTTCAACGTCAgtttccttgatttctttgtCAGAGTCGCAGGCAAGCCAGTCCTCTAATCGCCGACTccaccccccgccaccacccccttttttttctctattgcaGTTTATTAGATACTGTGTTTTAGATTCAAATAGACACAGGAACTGTTAGGTGTTGTTAATCTTGAGCAAGTTTCGTACCGTCCTGgaccttaatttccttttgtctAGAATGGAAATAATACCCAACTTGTAGGCTTGTTGCGCGAGGATTGAGATcgtaaagaaaatatattcttcacCTGGCCCAgacacataataagcactcaataaacaacAGTGGTTATCACTTTATCTTAGCTTCTTCCACACCACCTGTAGTCATCTGGAACCTTCTACCCATGCTATCGAAGTGCGTTACAGCAAGTGTTTACATTTTGAGCAGTTTTTACACCCCGCTAGGGATTCTTTGTTAAGGTATATGAATATGGCGAAAGACCTCATTTTGTATTAGATTAACATTTTTATCCTGTTTTCACACTTACaggtttttctgatttttacttGTTTCTCTCTGGGATTGCTGTTCCACCTGTGCGTCCAGCTTTATGGAATTATGCGAATTGTGTGTGCTGTTATATTTGAAGGACGGTAatacttttgtctttatttttagaaaaaatgtaGAAGACTTCACTGGACCTAGAGAAAGAAGTGATCTGGGATTCATTACATTTGATATAACGGCTGATatcctttaagaaaatgttttattgctttctttaTAGTTGTATAATGATACACATGTTGCTTAGTGATTTTTGACTATCTCCTGAATCAGCCatactttagtttctttttttaaaaatataatttattgtcaaactggctcccatacaacacccagtgctcatcccaacaagtgccctcctcaatgcccatcccccattttcccctctccctcaccccccaccaaccttcagtttgttctctgtatttaagagtctctaatggtttgcctccctccctctctgtaactcttttttccccccttcccttcccccatggtcttcttctgttaagtttctcaagataaACATCTGCACCCTTGAGTTTCTATGTTTCTATTAGTAAGAGTTTTCATACCTTTTCATtcacactttgaaaaaaattatttttggattctTCAGTTATCATTTTATGAACCTACTTTAAATTGTTCACAGAGACATTAACTAGATTGAAAGCTGTAAGAGAGTTTGAATctgtatttcagaaagaaaaaaccaGGTTGTTTGGATTACAGAAAGAAAGATGTTACCAGTGCTCAGCTTATGTAGATGGAATCTTTCACGTACAATCCCAAGTATGGATCCATATTTTACGATAGCAGATATATGTAGATGGAATATTTATGTACAGTCCCAAGTAAAATATCCATATTTTACAGTAGCAGAGAGAAACCTAGGTTAAAAAAGTGAATTGGCATCTTTTAAGGTTTAGAAGATCATTATCAGAATGGTCATTGGTAAACTGTATGAGCATTTTGCCATTATCGTTTTTTTATAAGTACTTTTATCATAGGAGTCAGAAAAATCTTAATATTTAAAGGAGTTAATTTAAAATGAGGatgatttaatattttctctttatcttgagTTTCTACCTTTGGAAACTGTTCATTTTGGCCAATCCAGTCTTCTAGGGTCTCGGTAGCGTTGTTCCCTGTCCCTTCCAGTGCAGTCACCTGGCTCTTTAAGACCTCGGTATTAAAATTGGCTCTGGTGATGGCACTGTCTGAACTTGGGTAAAGCACCTGTCTGTCGAAGCAGATAACATTCCCGGAGAGTTTACCTGATACGGCTCTTTACTGCCATGGAATTACTTTAACTGgactttttagaaataaaatgttgagtTTAGAAAGAGACTAAGAATTAGCTCTCTAGACACTTTTTCAGGAAATAGAGTGCACCGTGACAACAGTCCCATGGTAAACTTGGTATGTCTGCTTTTGAGTCTTCACGTCATTTTAAAACTAGTAAGGAGCTTGGATCTCTTGTGAAAGTAGTAGCTTGTGTACCTGGAGAATTACAGTGAAATTTCCTGATCTCTCAACAACTGTACATATTCAGTCTCATTTGTAGTTAAGTCAGATTTTCTTAATGCTGCTGCTAAACTTGAAATTGTGCCCTTTCTTCTAAAGAGCTATCCTAGACTTCTCCATTCTGCAGTAGTGTGATTCTTAGCGGATACACATGTCTAAACGTGGAATGAAATAGATGTGTTGCTGTCGGTATGAATATGCACATAATGAAAAGACTTCACCATTTACATATAATacttaataaaaatgcaaacattaacTCCGTTCATTTCCCAGTGACACAGCTCTTGTGTTGAAtcctcatgaatttttttttcttcactctgaTAGGCTGATGAAATCAAATTGGTATTCAACTGCATATTCTTACCAAAGCACTTCATGGATTGAGACATTTTGATCTCTGCTGGCATGTGTCCAAAAGCAACGTGGACAATTTATTATACTTCGTGTAATTAACATGAGCTAGTTCATGTTTGCTTATCAGTAAATTTAAATGGCGAGGGCTGGTTATCCTTTAGAACATCCATGGAATCGAAAGTGCTTGAAGGATTAAATCCTCTTTCTTTTAGGCTTAGTCGATGTCACAGAAAGCTAAATTTTGTATTGCTCTGTTATTATTAACCAAAGAATCTCAGCTAGTAATGCCTAGAGGTATGGGGTGATAATGCTAATAATCTTgctgatatatttttctttgaaatgagcTAGATTttacgatatatatatatatatatatatatatatatatatatatatatatcatgtatttttACTAAATTAGTGTCTCACTATGTTTCTGGCccacctctcctttttttctattttagtatTAGTATTGTGGATAATTATGAACAAGAGTGGTTTAAAAGTGGTATGCTGCCTCATGATTTATATATTCCTTAATTTATTTACATCTAGAGAACATATTTGATTGGAATGTTAAgcaattgtttctttatttatcagCAGAATATTCAACAAAAAataatgtaagtatatatatacacatatctaagTTTTAATAGGTCTTTAAAAAACCTCATTAGTTAATAGATCATTAAgacctgattttatttatttattaatttattttaaatgtttatttattttgagagagagagagagtgtatgtgctCGTGAGCAcacaagagagggacagagaggagagagagaatccctagaaTCCCGCGAAAagggacatcatgacctgagctgaaatcaagagtgggacacccagccgactgagccacccaggtgctccaagaatataaattgtatatattcaGAGTATCTGACCTGAGGAGTTTGGTAAAAATCACAGGCCTGAGGAGAGGTGATTCTACTAAGAAAACATCTCCTTTGGTAGCCTCtgtcttttttctgcttctgtagCTCTCTAGTATTGTGGTCCCCTGATTGGGGTGCATACGGGGCAATCCATAAGGAAAACCGTTCAGagctattttttcctctcttacgGATCTAGGAAGAGTTGCCAGTTTTTCTTCAGTTCATTAGCTTTTTACTGGCTGTTAGGATGGAGTGGCCACTTCCAAGCTCCTCACGCGCCATACTGGAAAGAAGTTGATCTGTATGtttctctgtttaaaataaaagggaaagaagctTTACTAATACTTGCAATACGGGCTGACGTTAATATTCACACTCAGTCCCTAAGTCAGGTGATTACATGTCTCCTACAACATGCAGTGTCCCTGGAGGAAGATGAATTCAGCGGGCAGGAGGTTGACCACACTAggcatttcttcattcattcattttcagcaTTTTGTAAGGTGCAGTATAATCCAATTAAGTGGGTGGTATTacctatttcttttaagtttacttttattttgagagagagcgtgcaggggaggagcagaaagagggagggagaaagagagagagagagagaccgagagactcccaagcaagctccatgctgtcagtacagagcccgatatggatggggcttgagcccacgaaccgtgagatcatgacctgagccaagatcaagagttggctgcttaacccactgagccgccaaGGTTCCTCTGatgttatctatttttaaataaacgaatcctcacaaaatggaaaaaatggtcGAAAAGATTCCTGCAAAGGAATCACAGGTTGAAAATGTGAATGGTTCAACCACATGTAAgcaacaggaaaggggcagagctggtgggtttctttctcttgggAGCTGCTTAGCCacagtggattaaaaaaagagagagctgaGATCTAATAAAAAAGTTGGCTGAGAAAATTCAACATTGGTCAGGAATActatttgaaatgcaaatttgCCTTGACTGTCAGTGATGATATCATCCGAAAGTAGTAATGTGTACTGTACAcatcatttgtaaataaaaatgcatcTTTTGGGGTTTGTGCTCAAAATAATTTGTGATCGAAAATCTTTGGAGACCATTTCCAATGATAAGGTCAGGAAGGATGTTGCTGAATGCTGGGTGTACGAGGAAATGGGGGTGAGGCATTGCTGCTTGGGTGTCACACTCTTCAGGCCAGTTTTCTTTCCACAGCTTTGGAGAAAGGTATGTGAATCAACAAACTCTGTGAGCTGTATTTACGGCTCTCATTACCCATGTATGTAATTAAAAACTGTAAAGGTGACAAATATTTGAATCATGTCAGATCAGTTTAAAATCCatctaaatatttctatttttcttctcatgTGAACTATTTTGATAGTCTTACCAAGCCGTATATCTCCAGTTAACATTTGTCTGTtgggaaatattttcctttgctttggaGTTGTATGGGATTCACCAATTATTTACTTAAAAGTAATCTTTCTAATCATAAACTAGAGTTTATCAGAAGTTTTGTAATGAAAAGCTACTAAACTACTAGGTTAAAACACTGCTAAAATTGTTAATTTGTAGATTGAAACTTACTGGTCCATTTTGATTTAGAGCTTTTTTTGCAGATAAGAGTAAGGGTTGAGATATTTGTATGGAATGTCACTAAAACAGAAATCCCCTGAAAGTGTCAAGTGAATGATTgtgataaatgaattaaaatacaaaagtaaaatccATGGAATTAAAATGTGCTTCTTTGTTATTTCACCTAAGTCACTCTCGTGTTTGTTACCATACAGTCTGGAGGTAATTCGTATTTAGAGATGAGTCTACTTCTGTATGTTATTTGAACTATATTTCCTTTCAAGGGATGAAAAATTAATCAACTTTATCTGTTGATTGGTTTGATTAGTTAACTGCAATTTTTCGTATTtcaattcattttacatttattttgagcatACCTTTTATACCACAAAATTTGTTAGGCACTCGGATTATTGGGTTGGATGAGTTTTGGTCCTTGTCCTTGAGAATCAACAAAATGTTAGAAGGGTCATTTAGAAAAACTTATTCTGAAGGTAAGAGTAATGACTGTATACACACATACTATTCTACAGGTCTCAACAAAGTATCCAAATTTATGTGTCACCTCCGCGACAGGTGTACCTAAATGATATTCATAATT
Coding sequences within:
- the SPCS3 gene encoding signal peptidase complex subunit 3; the encoded protein is MNTVLSRANSLFAFSLSVMAALTFGCFITTAFKDRSVPVRLHVSRIMLKNVEDFTGPRERSDLGFITFDITADLENIFDWNVKQLFLYLSAEYSTKNNALNQVVLWDKIVLRGDNPKLLLKDMKTKYFFFDDGNGLKGNRNVTLTLSWNVVPNAGILPLVTGSGHVSVPFPDTYEITKSY